The Ornithodoros turicata isolate Travis chromosome 7, ASM3712646v1, whole genome shotgun sequence genome includes a region encoding these proteins:
- the LOC135400649 gene encoding neprilysin-21-like — translation MDFVMLFGLSLLVIVAAVWTIPYAVECINTGVGSSETHHCKTDACKKIERLFKEAINKEVEPCADFYGHVCGTWIENSTHLPGGVKYQNTEDSFWKQLNGLLEDVDANEKPKYFKKATRAYEICMCEDVESDHKDELNNMLSSMGIQKWPITSEEDTSPSWNDLFVKVHNQLGLTAVMNIKVEPDKKNSTLHAITLRPPSFGFGDYTWHEQRQFWTKYREYIKNFMKKYEPSLTDEEEISSTVEDIIRFEKGLFKASSPFWIDPEPEKSVPWLSIFEQIFAAANVTVSNESSLALEDSIYYLAFYNVLNSTKSSVVSNYFGWRSLQEVAPLLNADYENYTLNFSGETKQNSVKGQRWKRCIDMLAGRNGIAKHLMGRLHVDEYLSGEAKGKVKKMQLKIAYEEKLKQDEYMEKLYELTGDIEQGTKLIEVIKGFRHNNVITNLKLLNEPYNRKKDFDYVDPAIVDGKYICEDNAFYQLSGALQFPFYADDVPQEVLMGLLGCNVASKMQSGLDYKGGFFEADGFMREESFWSTESTNAHKEKLACFSKQYQNITDGYRVKSVTSITVRNDELDNAGLQAAYWVAARFDLSLVY, via the exons AATGCATCAACACTGGAGTTGGAAGTTCAGAAACACATCACTGCAAGACGGACGCTTGCAAGAAAATCG AGCGGCTCTTCAAAGAAGCAATAAACAAAGAAGTCGAGCCTTGTGCCGACTTCTACGGGCACGTGTGCGGAACGTGGATTGAGAACTCAACCCATCTGCCGGGTGGTGTGAAATATCAGAATACTGAAGATTCGTTTTGGAAACAGCTAAATG GACTGCTCGAAGACGTGGATGCGAACGAGAAGCCGAAGTACTTCAAGAAGGCTACTCGAGCATACGAAATTTGCATGTGTGAAG ATGTGGAGAGTGACCACAAAGACGAGCTTAACAACATGCTGTCGAGTATGGGCATCCAGAAGTGGCCTATCACATCTGAGGAAGATACCTCCCCATCTTGGAATGATCTGTTCGTCAAAGTTCACAACCAGTTGGGGTTGACGGCGGTGATGAATATAAAAGTGGAACCCGACAAAAAGAATTCAACATTACACGCCATTACA CTAAGACCTCCGAGTTTCGGGTTTGGCGACTACACTTGGCATGAGCAACGACAGTTTTGGACAAAATACAGGGAATACATAAAGAACTTCATGAAAAAGTATGAGCCATCTCTCACAGACGAAGAAGAAATCAGCTCCACAGTGGAGGACATTATCAGGTTTGAGAAGGGACTTTTTAAG GCATCTTCTCCTTTCTGGATTGATCCGGAGCCAGAGAAGTCT GTGCCATGGCTATCCATCTTCGAACAGATATTTGCCGCTGCCAATGTAACCGTGAGCAACGAGAGTAGTCTAGCACTTGAAGATTCCATCTACTACTTGGCATTCTACAATGTCTTGAACTCCACGAAGAG CTCCGTCGTAAGCAACTATTTTGGTTGGCGAAGCCTTCAGGAAGTTGCTCCTCTCCTAAACGCCGACTACGAAAATTATACGCTCAATTTTAGTGGAGAGACGAAACAGAATTCAGTGAAAGGACAGCGGTGGAAGAGGTGCATTGATATGTTGGCTGGACGAAACGGAATTGCAAAGCACCTTATGGGGCGCCTTCACGTAGATGAATATCTCTCAGGGGAAGCAAAGGGCAAG GTGAAGAAGATGCAACTTAAAATCGCGTACGAAGAAAAACTCAAACAGGACGAGTATATGGAAAAGCTGTACGAATTG ACCGGCGATATCGAGCAAGGAACAAAGCTGATAGAAGTCATCAAAGGATTTAGACATAACAATGTGATAACCAACCTGAAGTTGTTAAATGAGCCGTACAACAGGAAGAAAGACTT TGACTACGTGGACCCAGCCATTGTAGATGGGAAGTACATCTGCGAGGACAATGCCTTTT ACCAGCTATCGGGAGCACTCCAGTTTCCATTCTACGCCGATGACGTACCACA GGAAGTGCTTATGGGACTTCTGGGTTGCAACGTGGCATCAAAAATGCAAAGTGGATTAGACTATAAGG GTGGTTTCTTTGAAGCGGATGGTTTCATGCGCGAAGAGAGTTTCTGGTCAACGGAGTCAACCAACGCGCACAAGGAAAAGTTAGCCTGCTTTTCGAAGCAGTATCAGAATATTACCGATGGCTACCGAGTCAAATCC GTAACAAGTATCACCGTTCGAAACGATGAGCTAGATAATGCAGGCCTGCAAGCAGCCTACTGG GTGGCCGCACGCTTCGATCTGTCGCTCGTATACTGA
- the LOC135400650 gene encoding venom metalloproteinase antarease-like TtrivMP_A: MCNDERSWLVMVFIHSALSLPLQQTVVYPEFVESRSADGEKMLKITDDLVLTLEHKPAFEEQFSVTTFNEDGTEINYRERGRDYNGDFYVDRAQQASVRVSQDDGLEVHGIIGEAVRIEPIWVRERSDRGQVAHLLTREKLKDMPHHLNYADSSLLKATIDEPRTSARHLEKRSNDIINPEIHLVIDSILFRAFHNSTTKIFQYYGVVLNAVNLRLDTITSLKVEAKITGFTIHNGSVEPYFDIQFYGNTYYIDDMGTLERLNDYYQKYRRDTYYSADILFLITGEDIGFIYDDILDEDSQGIAYIGGACGNKRVGVCEDRAGSFDVVRTLAHEMGHSLGCTHDGSDPDKEIPNHPSATSCEWKSGFLMSYVQEDLSQYKFSSCCAKQMLHVSKLDQYKCLKDSNGASTTLAPPKMLPGSNTSLDEQCRQGVSYEFQYDTYHSLSGCLLVCVRPASQERSRPYYRRIRSLDGTPCKSNTSMVCIGGECVTRPDYPYIPEVIPPFRSTTTTRPTTTIRTTSTTIATTTTATTTTTTKKNWFHRAKDWFKRKFGKGGTNKPLTPKQREFALNPWFWWKRYQERAKAKKQQHLP; encoded by the exons ATGTGCAATGATGAAAGGAGCTGGCTAGTCATGGTCTTCATTCACTCTGCGTTATCCT TGCCTCTTCAGCAAACAGTCGTGTACCCCGAGTTCGTTGAAAGCAGAAGCGCAGATGGCgagaaaatgctgaaaataacgGACGACCTCGTTCTCACACTGGAACACAAACCTGCCTTTGAGGAGCAGTTCAGCGTGACCACTTTCAACGAGGATGGAACAGAAATCAACTACAGA GAACGGGGACGCGACTACAACGGTGACTTTTACGTAGATCGGGCACAACAAGCATCTGTGAGAGTATCACAGGATGACGGCTTGGAAGTC CACGGCATCATAGGCGAAGCTGTTCGCATCGAGCCCATATGGGTGAGGGAAAGGTCAGATAGAGGTCAAGTGGCGCATCTGCTGACTCGTGAGAAGTTAAAAGACATGCCACATCACCTTAACTACG CTGACTCGTCTTTGCTGAAGGCGACGATTGACGAACCACGTACCTCCGCAAGACATCTCG aGAAAAGAAGTAACGACATAATAAACCCAGAAATTCATCTAGTCATCGACTCAATACTCTTTAGAGCTTTTCATAACAGCACGACGAAAATATTTCAGTATTATGGCGTCGTTCTCAACGCG GTCAACCTGAGGCTCGACACCATCACGTCACTTAAGGTGGAAGCGAAGATCACGGGATTCACTATCCATAATGGA TCTGTTGAGCCTTACTTCGACATCCAATTTTATGGGAACACGTATTACATCGACGACATGGGAACGCTGGAAAGATTAAACGACTACTACCAGAAATATAGGAGAGATACTTACTATAGTGCCGACATCCTTTTCCTAATCACTGG GGAGGACATCGGTTTCATATATGATGACATTTTAGACGAAGACTCTCAAG GAATCGCATACATCGGCGGTGCCTGTGGAAACAAAAGAGTTGGAGTCTGCGAAGACAGAGCAGGGTCGTTCGATGTGGTTCGGACATTGGCGCACGAAATGGGACACAG CCTAGGATGCACACACGATGGATCTGACCCTGACAAGGAGATTCCTAACCACCCCAGTGCGACATCCTGTGAATGGAAGTCCGGTTTTCTTATGAGCTACGTTCAAGAAGACCTCAGCCAGTATAAATTCTCCAGCTGCTGCGCGAAGCAGATGCTTCACGTATCGAA ACTCGACCAATACAAATGCCTCAAAGACAGCAACGGAGCATCAACAACACTCGCACCTCCCAAAATGCTTCCAGGAAGTAACACCAGCCTTGACGAGCAATGCCGCCAGGGAGTCTCGTATGAATTCCAATATGACACG TACCACTCCCTAAGCGGTTGCTTGCTGGTGTGCGTCAGGCCGGCATCTCAGGAGCGGAGTCGCCCTTACTATCGACGAATTCGCTCTCTAGATGGCACGCCGTGCAAATCAAACACGTCTATG gTGTGCATCGGAGGAGAATGCGTCACACGTCCAGATTATCCATACATCCCGGAGGTGATACCACCGTTccgatcaacaacaacaacgcgaCCGACGACAACTATTAGGACAACTAGTACAACCATAGCAACCACAACCACGGCGACCACAACTACGACTACAAAGAAGAACTGGTTCCACAGAGCTAAAGATTGGTTTAAGAGAAAGTTTGGAAAAGGTGGCACGAACAAACCGTTGACGCCAAAGCAGAGGGAATTCGCCCTCAACCCATGGTTCTGGTGGAAGAGGTATCAGGAGAGGGCAAAGGCTAAGAAGCAGCAGCACTTACCCTGA